A genomic window from Silene latifolia isolate original U9 population chromosome Y, ASM4854445v1, whole genome shotgun sequence includes:
- the LOC141629365 gene encoding uncharacterized protein LOC141629365: protein MKLLKRKGDPGTVTRRISPRLNNLSPTVDDPTPTFSRITTRMSPKSFVDVLRYLDYNQWCALEEIGFSSLFWLRVTRLPLRLGYWLIENYNPYSDFIILPDKQRFRVSASCIHDVVGLPIGGKPVLLSCCSDEDAECDAFYAHWKAQFHVDGQVDIKTLAEHIICHDDYSDQFKINFVVLAVSLLMRNNQSLNQSHMY from the exons ATGAAG ttattgaagcgcaaaggcgatcctggaactgttacacgccgtatttctccgaggttgaacaacctcagtcctactgttgatgatcctactccaacgttctcccgtattaccacccggatgtcacctaaaagttttgttgatgtccttCGATACCTTGATTACAACCAATGGTGTGCTCTAGAAGAGATTGGTTTTTCTTCATTGTTTTGGCTAAGGGTTACAAGGCTTCCTTTACGCCttggttattggttaattgagaactacaacccgtattcggatttcatcattctaccTGATAAACAGCGCTTTCGTGTTTCTGCTTCTTGTATTCATGATGTTGTTGGCCTCCCAATTGGAGGAAAACCTGTTTTACTTTCATGCTGTAGTGATGAAGATGCagaatgtgatgcgttttacgcgcattggaaagctcaatttcatgttgatggtcaagtggatatcaagacccttgcagagcatattatttgtcatgatgattacagtgatcaatttaagattaattttgtGGTGCTTGCTGTGTCTTTGTTAATGCGCAACAATCAATCGTTAAATCAATCACACATGTACTAA